A section of the Humulus lupulus chromosome 2, drHumLupu1.1, whole genome shotgun sequence genome encodes:
- the LOC133818447 gene encoding protein disulfide isomerase-like 2-3, with product MRVDRSLIRALSLAFVFLFVFNVCDALYGPSSPVVQLTASNFKSKVLNSNKVVLVEFFAPWCGHCQALTPIWEKAATVLKGVVGVAALDADEHKSLAQEYGIRGFPTIKVFVPGKPPVDYQGARDVKSIANFALSQIKGLLKERLDGKATGGSSGSSGSNENSEASASIELNSRNFDEQVLKSKDLWIVEFFAPWCGHCKRLAPEWKKAANNLKGKVKLGHVDCDSEKSLMSRFNVQGFPTILVFGADKDSPTPFEGARTASAIESFALEQLETNVAPPEVTELTGQDVMEEKCGSAAICFVAFLPDILDSKAEGRNKYVQQLLSVAEKFKKSPYSYVWAAAGKQPDLEQRVGVGGYGYPALVALNVKKSVYAPLKSAFELEHIIEFVRDAGRGGKGNLPLEGAPVIVKTEPWDGKDGEVIEEDEFSLEELMGEDTASKDEL from the exons ATGAGAGTGGATCGCTCATTGATCCGAGCTCTTTCGCTcgcttttgttttccttttcgtCTTCAATGTCTGTGATGCACTCTATGGACCTTCGTCTCCAGTGGTTCAGCTTACTGCTTCCAACTTCAAGTCCAAG GTTTTGAATTCCAATAAAGTTGTTCTGGTTGAGTTCTTTGCCCCGTGGTGCGGACACTGTCAAGCATTAACACCTATATGGGAGAAGGCAGCTACTGTCTTGAAGGGTGTGGTTGGTGTGGCAGCTCTTGATGCTGATGAACACAAGTCCCTTGCTCAG GAATATGGTATTAGAGGGTTTCCAACAATCAAAGTATTTGTACCTGGAAAACCTCCTGTTGACTATCAAGGAGCAAGAGATGTCAAATCCATAGCGAACTTTGCTCTGTCACAG ATAAAGGGACTTCTAAAGGAACGGTTAGATGGTAAAGCAACAGGGGGATCCAGTGGGTCCAGTGGATCGAATGAAAATTCTGAAGCTAGTGCCTCAATAGAATTAAATTCTCGCAATTTTGATGAACAAGTACTTAAAAGTAAAGATCTCTGGATTGTAGAGTTCTTTGCACCATG GTGTGGACACTGTAAAAGGTTGGCCCCTGAGTGGAAGAAGGCTGCTAATAACTTAAAGGGAAAGGTCAAGTTAGGTCATGTTGACTGTGATTCAGAAAAG TCTCTGATGAGCAGATTCAATGTTCAAGGATTCCCCACTATCTTAGTGTTTGGTGCTGATAAAGATAGTCCAACACCTTTCGAAGGTGCTAGAACTGCCTCAGCAATTGAATCATTTGCTCTTGAACAGTTGGAAACAAATGTTGCACCTCCCGAAGTGACTGAGCTAACTGGCCAG GATGTCATGGAAGAAAAATGTGGTTCGGCTGCCATATGTTTTGTGGCTTTTCTCCCAGACATTTTGGATTCCAAAGCAGAAGGAAGGAACAAGTATGTTCAGCAGTTATTGTCAGTTGCAGAGAAGTTCAAGAAGAGTCCCTATAG TTATGTATGGGCAGCTGCTGGAAAGCAGCCAGATCTTGAACAGCGTGTTGGAGTTGGTGGGTATGGTTATCCGGCTTTGGTTGCCCTAAACGTAAAGAAAAGTGTTTATGCCCCACTTAAGAGTGCTTTCGAGCTTGAGCATATCAT AGAATTCGTGAGGGATGCCGGTCGTGGAGGAAAAGGAAACTTGCCTCTGGAAGGGGCCCCTGTAATTGTGAAGACAGAACCATGGGATGGAAAAGATGGAGAGGTCATTGAAGAGGACGAGTTCTCCCTGGAAGAGCTCATGGGGGAAGATACTGCCAGCAAGGATGagttgtga